CGCTGACGGATAGGACCAAGTACAGCCAGCCTCGTGGGGTCCCCACAGCCCTGGCAGATTGACTGGCGGAAGTTTTTCTGACCACAGTCTCCGACCTCTGTCAGAAATGGGGAACGTGCAGTCGGAGTCGTCCGCGGGCGGGGGCTCCCGAAAACAGCAGGCCTCGGACCGGTCCTCCGACTCCCGCCGGACATCACTGATGGAGCCCGAGGGGACCCCCTCCTCCCCGGCCATGCGCCTGGCTCGTGGGCTGGGCGTCTGGTTCCCTGGCAGGTCCGCGTCCTCGGGACTCCTGGTACCCCCGGAGCCCCAGGCCTCACCCTCATCCCTGCCCCTGACCTTAGAACCGCCCTCGCCAGTGACGCCCCCTGCAGAGGAGGCGACTGCGGCCGCGGTCTCcacaccacccccgccccccgtgGGGACCCTGCTGCCCGCGCCGTCTAAGCAGCGAAAACCCACGGGCACTTCGGTGCCCCGGATCTGCGGTCTGCTGGAGGCGAGCCATCGCGGCCACGGCGACCCTCCCAACCtccgcccgctgccgccgccgccccggcAACTAACCGGAGAGGACCCCGACCCTGTCCCGAGGGCCCCATCCCCGACTCCGCCGCCCTTGGAGCCGCGGAAGCCGCCACTACCGACACCTTCCGACCCGCAGCCCCCGGAACGCAGAAGCACTCCTGCTCTGGCCACATCCGCCGCAACCCCTACAGAAAGCCAGGCCAGGCACAGTAGCGAGGGCCAGACGGCCGGCGGAGCCCGCAGAGGGGCACCTCCCCAAGCAGGCGAGGGCGAAATGGCCCGGCCTGTGGCCTCCAAGCCCGGCCTGAGCCTGTTGCGTAAAGTCACCTTCAAGTCGGGGCCCCAGCTGTCCCCTGCGGCAGCGTCGAGTTCCTTAGCGGCCAAAGCCTCTCCCGGGGGCGGCGGCGGAGGAGGACTCTTCTCCGCCGCCTCTGGCGCCATATCCTACGCTGAGGTCCTGAAGCCGAGACCCCTGGCTCCTGGGGACTCTCGCCCCTCGGGAGAGGTCCCTCGGAGAACTCAGGAAGCAGAGGGCGGTGATAGAGACGGCGAGGGGTGTTCTGGACCACCCTCGGCGCCTGCGTCCCACGCCTGGACCCTTACTCCTTCACGCTACGCCAACTTCTCAGGCTCGAAGCCCAAATTTGACTGGGTGAGCCCCCCTGACGGTCCTGAACGCCAATTTCGCTTCAGTGGAGCTGGCGGAGGCGTCGTGGCGCCCCGACGGCGCGCAATCGCGCTCTCAAGGCCCAGGGGCTCCCCGCTGCCTCCGCCAGGGCAGATGCATCCAGCTCCCGGGCCCCGAAGGCCCGCAACCGCCTTGCTGGCGCCGCCTGTGTTCATCTTCCCGGCGCCCACCAATGGCGAGACTGTGCGCCCCGTGCCTCCCAGCCCGCAGGAgttgctgccgccgccgccgccgccgccgcccacgcTACCACCCACGCCGCCTCCCGCGCCGCAGCCGCCAGTACTCCCGAAAACGCGGCTGCCCGGGGCGCTCCCGCCCACCCCAAGCCCTGGCCACTTGGAGTCGGC
This genomic window from Mesoplodon densirostris isolate mMesDen1 chromosome 19, mMesDen1 primary haplotype, whole genome shotgun sequence contains:
- the GGN gene encoding gametogenetin translates to MGNVQSESSAGGGSRKQQASDRSSDSRRTSLMEPEGTPSSPAMRLARGLGVWFPGRSASSGLLVPPEPQASPSSLPLTLEPPSPVTPPAEEATAAAVSTPPPPPVGTLLPAPSKQRKPTGTSVPRICGLLEASHRGHGDPPNLRPLPPPPRQLTGEDPDPVPRAPSPTPPPLEPRKPPLPTPSDPQPPERRSTPALATSAATPTESQARHSSEGQTAGGARRGAPPQAGEGEMARPVASKPGLSLLRKVTFKSGPQLSPAAASSSLAAKASPGGGGGGGLFSAASGAISYAEVLKPRPLAPGDSRPSGEVPRRTQEAEGGDRDGEGCSGPPSAPASHAWTLTPSRYANFSGSKPKFDWVSPPDGPERQFRFSGAGGGVVAPRRRAIALSRPRGSPLPPPGQMHPAPGPRRPATALLAPPVFIFPAPTNGETVRPVPPSPQELLPPPPPPPPTLPPTPPPAPQPPVLPKTRLPGALPPTPSPGHLESAVAPAPAPALPLALAADQAPGPAPPPAPAPTVAEPSPPAPAPVKVRTRRNKGLRAARAAPREDGVPGDGPREYTATTVTDSGGGGGGGSGAPPAGAVNSGAARHWPPFQVLNSCPFKCHCRHQPRHRRLPRNVSAWLSTPTNHLSEPPWVTTTKLAGSLVAALEHDDLQATHSN